In Lactuca sativa cultivar Salinas chromosome 5, Lsat_Salinas_v11, whole genome shotgun sequence, the DNA window gatcgacTGGACATtgttccaatgatgctcatttcacaatcccaaattctTTTCACTGACAAAAAATGTATTGGAATTCCAATCTTACATACATTGACCTTCTGTGATGTCGAGGATTCTAATTTATAGAGACTAAGCGAACGATATTACAGAACATTCCATTGGAACTTTGTTACTAGAAATAATTCCATGATAATGAGGGTTtaaattcaaggtacactccttgaagacttctcttgcattaaagtttccaactcacatgtagatttaataatcaactcccattatggaaacatttccatattcccatatgaccatcaattctgatcaagaatcatctcaatccatAATCATGTCACTATGGTCCATCCAAAATAATACCATACTCCTAAttatccacaagcaaccaatctttagtaaacctcataatgttctcgacaattgttttaACAACTATAGTCACACAAAAATTCTAATCCTTTTCCTCTCAATTCTCAAGgaatttggaaaaatcagaataagtgaatattacaacatatgtaaTCAATCCCATATTTGAAACATATGGGACTCGATTCATTATATCAGATATGTTCAATCTCTTGGTAAAATATTTTCATATATGGAATTTCCTATATTAaaccatttcaacatgatatttaaGTTCTATTAAACTATATGATCTAATCCTTTAGATTCGAAACAAAGTATGAGTTCCCTTTCCCTTAaatatatcatagcaaaacaattCCCTAGTTCTGAATTTCGCAAATTGAGAACTTAGTTCCTTACGAacagttatgctcccactagctctgacatgtacctaaaaatcaactggacttctagcatatgtgtgtgtttaaaatcaactggacttctagcaTAAGTCGGCAACTAGACTttttaagcttatacaccttcattggatagcatatgtgtgtgtttaaaccgTTTCATAACTTATAACTATAAGTCTTTGAAAGTTTAAACAATtcctttccatttctcacaattcaaaatatgaagagggatgtcgtaatcatattgtgaatttgagaatgaaaTTAACACAACCAATATCCATATTGATCTTTACCAGACCCTTTAAAACCTACTAGCAAAAGTGTTTCTTCATAATTATTCTCATGAATTATAGCGAAAACTTTGCCACCTAGATTTTGTGGTGCATATGTACCCATCCATGTGAATatatcatttccaacctacaatcataagacaaggtttaggacaaaaccaaattcaaatttagctttccttCATGGAATGAACTTTGCTATTCTAAATGGTTTGTCCTCTTGTAGCAtaagggcctaccagtgcttccgtgttgttagcagctcacctatattgatcaatgtactttcactgaccaacATGCTTTGCTTTTGCAGTTAAATGAAAGACATAcaactcataagcattgccaactcaactGGAAGGTGCATATAAATAAGGATGTCTCAATCAAACACGACTGGTTATCAACCgcaggtcgtgtgctagtgataactaaaaggtttattgtcgATTGACACCTGAAACTCTCAGGATCAATAAGGCTCCACTTAATTATTGACATATGAGTTTTCTCTTAAGGAATAATCCTTGATGAGCTAAAgaaaatattcaaaagtttgtgTGGATTCACGaaaagaaaacacttcatataattggtatcagtttatcttttgttttgatgaAAACATCACAATTCCAATTCTAAacgtgctagagtaagaaaacattattactccacatttcaagatgtgttataaaccttattAGGTTGAATGAGTTTCTAGATACGATTTGCAGTAACTAGAGCatggctctaaaacttgattggaaacgaagtatgactcatctcttgattgaaccatttccaattcctcttcttagtcatacaattgcactaagatgttcttcgaggatcaattgtgatatagttccacaatcattaagatgatcatttCCTTTaaaattggagaaacttttatctttctgcctaatagattcttctatTCGATCTGCTATTCTTTGAAAACCTTTTCAAAatattacacttaatcttataaacacaacaaTATTTATTGAAACATcaataaatcatgacaaataaagTTATCTTCCTTTGTGGTGGGTCTAAAGAGTCCATATAAATATGTACTAGAtgcattagtccttcacttgaatcacataaacatataatcaatgaattagtcataatctTTTAATTActaagattctcatacatcacacaattcgaaTTGTATGACTTCAACTTTCTGTCCAATGGAAACATGGTGATGAGAATTCCTTTTCATAATGAACACTTTCATAAataccattgcaaggaaataagaaTAAGTGAAAGACCTCAACTTTCGTATTTTTGAAAGActcaaactttcatacttcacaatattattactccaaaacatgctatttgcatattcataaaagcaatatattacattgataaagaggttacagactactggatacaaaccgactattacaaaatattatataatacataactacccaggatattgtaatttatacaaacataaactgaagtacaaaagtattattacaaactattctaaatctttcaacaGTATAAGATCATACTGGTTACTTATCACCTGAAATTGTTAAACATCGATAGGGTAAGcggtgatgcttagtgagttcaataatagatacaatataacgttatgccatatatatacttaaatatggcagaagcaaagagaaacaaggaacaaaaaaaaggcatatgtgaatcatgtgttaaGCTTTCCATATTATTCAAtgacttgattcaaagatatacaatcaatgagacataaaaaTTTCCATagttgatatacatcaataaagctttggcccaaatggcacagaagacataagaTTTTTGATTAACatcttggtagatttcaggcttatagccctgtctaaccatttgccaatgccatagaatagtagtcattctcttacggagacatgctctacatggccagaggctacgtaccagtaccaatatgaatctaagtcctttcactgatcacatggtcaaaggtattacttttgctataaaaatagcgaataaaataacAAGGGAAAATAACCTGGAATAATggcactgaaaagcacatagcacatataacacataacatacaattgttcctatatattgaactcaccttgaattaaccaggggtcaaaatagtaatttgggcaaCACTTCGGCTTTAAATATGACTTTTTTGGCGACGAAACCGGggtttttagttgaaaaccggactttactcgggcagagtttcgacttaaaatataattttctcgggatcttcggggcgccgggacttgcttcgggtgtcgggattgataccgggacttcgattGGTTAAAAGTGGGCTAAATATAGAGTATAGGGTGTAAAAGAGTGAAAGTTTCCAAACAAAACCGGGCTGCCTCGTGTCCCTTTTATAGTTGGCCGAAGCctcagagtacgctgggcgtacgcgaggTGTCACCAGCTCAGAATTTGGGCCTCGGACGTGGCTTCTATGTGGCGACCATGCGAAGACGGTAGACATGGCTGTCTCCGGTCCAGGTACGTGCGAGGTACGCTGGGTGTAGCctcgtgtacgcggggcgtatggcCTCGGATAAGATtttgatttttcatttatttttatttaataaattcaaaaattcatatctttcacatacgaactccgtttttgacgttctttatatgcacgcgtagctaaaattatgctctacaactttcgtttagaattcgtcggctaattttaaattaattattattattatatttttaacagaccgggacaggaaaatccgttaaaaattcataacttcttcatccggcatccgttttcgtcagactttttaccgttgtactactaatgatgagatcttcaattctcatttaggttgtgttggctaaaaatcactcgatctaaaattcgagtttttagctgtctactgctaagctgaaacttcgaaaaatcataacttcctcatatgaagtcaaattttggcgttctttttatcgaatttatcggtttaatgaatactacgactttcatttagattactaaggataaaaagtagtttatcaaaaaactcactttttacgtcattcggcgccgtgtcggttttgtcgcgaatcttcgattggtcataatttcttcgttataacttggatttcgacgaggttttcacctacaagtttctaacgagattatttacaactttcaataataaaattttacttatttcaaattttatattttcgctaaatttcactatttggcttttaattggaatctcataagacttccaatattttatgagtgattctaaacatagttttacttcatttctagtaaaaactatatgttagaactcaacactcaatttctcATAGTATTTCACAATTTTATTTATTACAAAAGCATGATTTCAAAATGTGTATGTTACAATAAGGCAACCagataaaaccaaaatttcactttttattGAAAACAAACGAAAATTtggaacttatccttacaatgcataaaatgaaaaaGCATGTTTCTAGATATCTCCTAAGACTAATAACAATttattaaattatcctaactccttagtagtagctccaaattctgatcttcgaaccatgtgatcgaagTCCACCTCTCACAATCAAATTTAGCTCACTttgcttaagcttccttctttctcttagatcctacaataacatcaaaatgtgatcatcacatcatgtattaagagtacATGAATAGGAACTTGTTaaaataatggagttagataatggatatacctgaagcagagtcacaCAACATGACTTCACTCTCTGAGATCTTTCAGGTATTTTGGGCAGCTTCTCAAATAATTTCCCTTCAACTTGAAAAAGGAATAAATGGAATCTTTAGGGttaacacatggaactatctcagaactaTCCTTTTTCTTTACCATATTATCAAACTTTTTGACATTGGCcaacccctttccattgggaagagaaatatttTCTAGACCACAATTGTCACCGCTGCCAATGTCTAGAGAAACTTTGGAATCAGAACTTTTAAGCACCTTTGCTTTAgatgtgctcttaagcatttatGCTTCATAAAAAATCAACAATTGGGTCAACTCAATTAGGGTCATGTCAATGTTCATCATATGAAAGTTCTTAAGGAACTGTTCATATGACTTTGGAAGCGAAAGAAAGAACCAAATCAGTGGCTTTCTCCCTTGGGAAAATGACATTCATTCTATCCAACTTgtcaatgtacgatttcatttCCAGAACATATGTACACACATAATCTCCATACTGATGTctacatgccaatagggcttgagtagtttCGTATCTTTCAACTCAAGGAAAATGCGACACTGGAAGAGTTATTGGAGGAGGAGGTGATAGAGTTAAAGAAGCATGATGTCTAATTCCACCATTTCCCAATGAAGAGAAAGCATTTTCACCTTGATTAGaaagtggaagatcatcttcaaaatgaagaggaaaaccatttccaaagGAATGAGGAAGACCATTATTGTCTTGACCTGGCATCTATAACAGGAGAAccgagaattcaagttagttgattttaatcctcaattattaacccataaattttaaattaaggctaggatctacATTTTCGATTCGGACTTtcaagagggatgtcgtagtcaaattcgaatctattttaggtaggtaatgcttttagcaatttgaatcttattaaactcctagatcttttgagatttttTGAATCTAtcgatggcatgtttaatctcaaattatgctctcacttttgtgattgagatgtcgaggatcacaaacgagatgtgaatgaccatgcaaacccgcttggaaacctcaatgtcatttatcatctcacattgatatgccggttaaccacacacgctccatcaaaatcgATAATTCTTGATATGCCGATCATATCTCTTtatagtccctattagtgtgtcggttaacgacacacactccactaaagacatataaagcatgatgtgtgtttttcatggattaacatacttttcacattttttctaaagtaacaaaGAGTGGGattttaaaaatagtttagttactttatatcattatacttattaataagattatgtcctatcaaatccgttcggctaacgaccctgcaCCACACAGGagagcagtgggtgagagtggacactcattcaacAACCATTTCATAGGCCACTTCCTTATACACTCTTTATAGCAtggttttgtgaatgaggcgtactagcgatttgactgacttttcttatacatataatacattAAACTTTTACTActatatataaggtgtattttaaagcttttctaaaatactaggtttaattttaaatttttcaaaattaatataaaattaatttaatttaaaaataaacaattttgatttaatctttatcttttaattaaccaattaattaatTTAACTTAATTAGTATGGATCAAATAATTATTTACAATTAAAcgattaataaaataattcaatttAATCCCTATCCCAAGCCTTCTATTTTTTGAAAAAGGGTTAGGGTTTACTAAGTTTAATTGTTCAAATTGTAAAGCtcttaaaataacaaataaggaAACAAGGCAAGCCCTAGAGTGGAtccttaaatttcaaaaattaggcaagggggctagggtttctaaaACCCTTGCAAATTTCAAAAATATAGGGTGGATGCTAGGGTCAAGAACCTTAGAAGATTTTAAAATTTGCCTCTTTAAGGTTTACTTTCTATAAACCTAATTTTGATATATTCAACTTTGTGCAACATCAATGAGAATAATGGTTCTGATACCgctgatgggttttatatgttacaaaaactaatttttggcagaaaaatataaatcctaagttcacatgcacccTAAAAGGATGCATGTTCTCACTATTATTTGCAAACAACTATTAAATATCAAGAACCCTAGAATTACATTTCTATTTTCGGAAATCACTAAAGGGTTATTAGAAAATACATATCTTATGTTTATTATAGTAAATAAACTAGTAATCCTTCCTTGTAAGTCTTTAGAAAGCAAGCACTAGAAGTCTCATGCCTATAATgactcacacccaaaccctagcaagttggaggctaaagaggagagaggaggagaggAAGGATTTTCGGTTTTCTCTTAGGAATAATGACCATCGAAAATATGAAACCTTAAGAGGGTTTATATAGATGATTGGGGATGATATACATAAGGCAGTTTCCTTGGATAAGCCTTATCCTATTTTCTTGCTCCTTAAGGACTCCTACACTTCTTTATTGCCCAAGAAAACCCCCTATAACCATTCTAGAATTCACCCCCTCCTcatgggaggttctagaattggtcAATGTTTAATTTTTGAGCATTGTAACCTTTAGTCTTtcaacttttaattaatccaattaatccgaAAATTAATTCGAATTAATTtccgattaattcttaattaaataatattatttataattaatatattattcttaaaatatattaataaattatttattttgatttctatttaatttattaatcatataataaattaataactaagCCACTCTCTCCAAATAGCATTCCAGTCcgttactaggtttgagggcaacccaaaaggactttgctaataattcaagattttactaatttagttattggtttagacacctaatccaacattgaTGATGTCCCCAAACTCAGAAAGAGGAGGAAACCCTCTGAAAGGTTCATTTTGCAAAAGCTTAAGAAGCAAGTGTTTGACAAAAATAGTGGTGGTTCATCTACTACTAATCCAGTTAGTTTAGAGTAGTGGGTTAAGTACATTAGAGGTATAGTGGGGAGGGTATACATGAGCACATGTAGCCATTTTTGGTAAATATTTACATATTTCACTCACTAAATGCAACATATATCCATTTGTTCTATGTTACCATGTAGGTTGCCTTTTTTGCGAACCTTTCTAGGCTTTTGGGTATAATTGGATGGATCGTACATGTTAGTGATATGTGAACAAACCTAATGAAGTGAACACACCATCTTATTATGTTATGATCAATGTGTTTATGatagtttatttttaatttctttaatTTATGTCATGTTGGTGTTAATCTCATAGTAAATAGACAATGTGCATTGGTTAGGACATAAAGAATGTATTCCTTTCCTTTTTACAATTTCGGATTACCATTACTAAATAGGCATTGTACTTCCAATTTACTGCATTACCATTCACACAACACCATTTCCCTAATCATTTAGACCATAACCATTTAAACAAGCTAAATATAGACAACAACTTCATTACTATTCAAAATTATTTGATTAGAAATTCAATAGAATCCATCATATACACAACAACTTCATTACCATTCAAAGAAGCTAAATATTATATCATAACCATTCAACTCCAAACTTGTGAAGTTAAAACTAAATTACATCTATATCACTACTGAAATAAGACATAACAATATAGGCACTAGCAGTCTTATAATCAAACTCAACGATGTGAACgtctatatctatctatctatctatttatctatctatctatctatctatctatctatctatctatctatctatctatctatctatctgcTCTAGGTGCTACAGTTGCTTGTTAGAACCCCTAAATTCTTCAACATCAAACCATTTGAAATAACCACAACCACCTTTTTAAAAAATAGAGaaattttttcatgaaaaaaggGTGATGGCAGGAGAAATAAATATAACATATTTATCTGATAATTAGGGCATCCACGAAACCTTCTATCTGGGTTGTCTGATGTACGTGAGACATAAACATGTACATCACCACATTTGCATCTGATTAAGCCTATACTCTTGCGTCTTCAAACTCCAGTGACGCTTGATTTTGTTTTTAATGTTGTCATTCAAGCGTACAAGAACTGAGGTATCACATTTTGTTGGGAGAAAGGGGTCATATACCGTGGAAGttgttttgaccaagggttgttAACCATTTTATCCTAGTAAGCAAAAGAGGCCACGTATGTATCTCATTTGGTGAGGGCAACCGACTAACAGGTTATTAGTGTGTTAAATGCCATAAAATTGCAAAACTAAGCAAGTATCTGATATTAATGAACAAATAAGCATGGTACTAAGTTGGCCTCGAGCCTTTACGcgaggtctctctctctctctctctctctctatatatatatatatatatatatatatatatatatatatatatatatatatatatatatatatatatatatatatatatcatgttcgCAAGATAGTAGGTATATCCTTTCAATACTTGAAAAGACCTAGTCTTATGGAGCCATAATGTTCGGACTTTAAATTTCAAGATAGCGTATTCGTCAAGTTTGAACTTTATATTTCAAGACGTAGGGGGTGTGAAGTTTGAATTTTATATTTCAAGGCGTAGGGGGTGTGGGCATATAGCGTTTGAAAGTTTCTAACTTTTGACGGTTGATAAACGTTCTGTTTTGAACAAATGTCTCGTTTAGCGCTACACGTTTTTAGCGTTTAGTTAAAAAAACGCTCTAAATCTAAAAGTTATATCACCTAAAGAGAACGTATCCAGCTTTCAGCTACTTGCTAGTTTTGTTAAACACACTCTTAATCTTGTGACTTGTGGTACTTGTTTACAAAATAACCCTCATGTTTCTTATTAattccgaaaaatatttttcaaaaaggaaaaaCTAAAGAAAACACGTTTAACAAAAATTCCAAACCTATATGTGTTGGTTTAAAAGACTTTTTAAGAGTTGTTCCTTTACTTAATGAATCTAATGGAATAAACATTTAGTCTAGACATCTTCATGTATATATGATTGTTTTTAACTTAATTTAAATAGATTTATTGGGttgaattgaaaaaaaataacttaatatattaaaaaaattatggtAATGTTTGCTTTGAATGAAGTAAAAtgtatttaagtttatttatttatttttattttataatgtacttattttttttaaaaaaaattatttgttttttaaagCCTTCTATAAAAAAGAATGATGGTGTTCTTGAAGACGACAGGGATGGTCGTGGTTGAGAAAATGATACTATGGTGATAGTGGATAAAAAAATATGATATTCTTAAtagaatttaaaaaatatattctaAAATTAGAAGTTATTATTTTAGTctattggaaaaaaaaatcaaaacaatatttttatgttttttgaaaaacaaaaaatattttctttaaatatctTTTCCCCACAAACATACAAGGtcaaaaagatttaaaaaaaaaaactaaaaactaaaaaaaaaaaaaaaaacaaacaccatGTATAATTTATGGTTTTTCTTTCGTTTTTTATCCTAACATTGAGTTTGCGAAATTTGTTTATtgaatgtaaaaataaaaaaattatttaatctCATTCCAACTTTATTTATTCggtttaaaagaaataaaaactttATATAAATAACAATATTAGAATATCATTACTCATTACTCATTACTCATTTACCCATTTATTCATGCGTACCACTCCCAATTCGACCATACAAAATATTCAATTTTCATTTCAATTTGTACAAGATAGTACAAGATAAATACAAACGGCTATCGTAATCAAAAGAAGAAAGTAATTAGAACTAAAGGAGGTGCAATTTGCAGTTCCGTGTAAGATGAGGGGTTGAAACTAAATAATTTACATTGAGAAGTGACTAAACTGTAAAAATAAGTCAAAAGTCGATTAGCAGTAAGAACCACGATGAAGACCACGATCTCTGAGAATTCCAGAGTACAGGGCCATCCGATTTGCTGGAATACCCTCGTTTTTTACTATTTTCTTTTGAGCCCCTTCATCTTTCAAATTTGACGAATAACACCGGTTTTGAGAAAGATTCTTACTTTGAAGCCTTCTTCTAAACTCTTCTCCATTTCCACTGGGTTCCATGACATCCTCTGCAAAGTGTACTTTCTTgtgctttttctctctcttcttccCATCTGCAAAGTAAGTTAAAAAaaaaggttagagagagagaaaaagatagTCAACGGATAAGTTTGACCAGACCAAAATTCAAGAAAATCGACAAGAAACTTGTGAAAGAAAGAAACCTGAGGAGATACAGGGTCTTGGGTGAGGGATGATTGAGAATTGGACGGTAGTGACGGCGgcggtggagggttgtttctgGAGGCGGAAGGCGAGGAGGAGGACGGTGCCGGAGACGGCGGCCATGGCGGTGGCTAACACCATCCCATTTGAAGCCAAGATTGATGACATGATCTTTGTTTTTGGTTAATTCTTGCAAATTTGGAAGATTAAAGAAACGGGTATGAGAAAATTTCAAGCTTTTGTTGTGGGAATGAGGGAAAAAGAAGAAGGCATGATCAAGAAACTTGGAGTATGAATGTGTGTATGAGTGTGTGTATTATTCAAGAAATAGGGGATGGATAGTTTGAACAAAAGGGGAAATATTATATTGTTGGGTTGGTTGGTTCTTGAAAATGGGGTGTGAACTTTTCTTTGAACAAGTGAAGAAAAAGCATTGAATGATTGGTTCAAATAGAAACCCTTTTAAAGAAGACAACAACTTCACCTTCGCACCATaagaataagaaaaataataataatataattatttacaaCAGATTATTGTGACATACTAGATAAGAATTATAAATTCTCTGAATAATTAAACGGGCATGTTATCTGAAAATTGATAGCTAGAAACTCATAGATGTCtttacatcataaaaataaaaaaataaataataagaatgtaattatttaaaaaaaggtCATTGTGATATAGTATATAAGATTTATAAATTTTCTCAATTCATAGCTAGAAGCTCATAGATGTCTTTACATcatagaaataataataataaaataataacaaaTGTAATTATTTAAAAAGGGCCATTGTGATATACTATATAAGAGTTATAAATTTTCTCAATAATTATATGGGTATAAAACTAATTGGTAATTTGGAAACTCAGGGCCAGATACACGAAATTGTAGTTTTTATTTATAAAGAAAAATTTGATAAAagtaattattaggttttaaatatacaaaattaaataaaactaaaagttaaaaagttcctaaaagatttttaaaatagattaattctttaaaatttattatttaaaataaaagttaGAAGTTCATGTtataaaacaaaaacaattttgatttcttctctttaaaaaaaacaaacaattttgATTTCcttttaaactaaaaactaaaaatttctaAAAACATCAGATAAAGTTTGTACAAAACATAATGACGTAGAGATAACTAAATATGATAGTGATTTAGTTATACTGTTTATGAATTTTtgaccaattttttttattaaataggtataattttgaaaatatttaccaATCAAGGTTATTTTGTAATTTAATAACATACACGCCATAACTCTACCAAATCCATGATGCCTCACTAGTTGTCCAGACTTTAGAAACCGGTTCTATTAGATTAAGATGGTTAAGattataactaaattggtatacacTTGATTAGAAGCAAAGTTATTTTTGGGTTCATCATAACTATTAATTGTGTACAATAACATTTGGAGAGAGaagttaatttattaatttattatatgattaataaataataataaatgatttgttaatatattatatgaattccAGAACCTTCCAGGGCTTGGATGGTTTTGGGAAGGATCTTAGGAGGATCTGAAATATTTCTTATAGATAATTAAGGGattggataattatgtaatttgaaatattaatattatattcaaattagggtttctaaggtTCCTTGTATcagctataaataggaccccttggCATATGGATTTTGTCCATTCCTTCATCCCAAGAGAATAGCAAATTTTTTCACCTcttctcctctctcctcaagtcttCTAATTGCTACggtttgggtacaaaccattagaggcattgAGCTTTTGGTGCTAGACTTTCTGAAGAAATGAAGGGCTAGATGAAGGATTTATTTGCAATATTAAATCAAAGGTATGTAAACCTAACTTATGAATTTCGATTTCAATAGGGTTCTTGATGTCCAATTGTTCATTGctatcaattagagaaaacatcgATCATTTATAGGTTACATGTAAGATTTTCCGCTAcacgtgttttttttttgttataaccTACAAAACTCATCAGCTATATTAGAACCACTGTTATCTATTGATTGTGCGTAAAATtgtgtagcacctgattcctggtatgcatttaattcaagcatttttatgtttttctctgggactcgacgagtc includes these proteins:
- the LOC111921713 gene encoding uncharacterized protein LOC111921713, translated to MSSILASNGMVLATAMAAVSGTVLLLAFRLQKQPSTAAVTTVQFSIIPHPRPCISSDGKKREKKHKKVHFAEDVMEPSGNGEEFRRRLQSKNLSQNRCYSSNLKDEGAQKKIVKNEGIPANRMALYSGILRDRGLHRGSYC